One window of Flavobacteriales bacterium genomic DNA carries:
- a CDS encoding AhpC/TSA family protein, translating into MNMKIFAPLVLLAGLMAGCTATSQSRSITAQVDGGAGKTLYLDKFVSNQPVHVDSVLLDKEGKGVMKVPSMPLDFYSINFDGKNMLVVLLDSAENLVFEAKTDSLQQPKLVEGSVNTSLMHAYFKESMAFDKENQPLMERLKADRNDSAAMQRYMELNNAFTARSKDFINTHMSSPAVLAALNRMNIQQDLPLFMAVRDSLRKTIPNSEYFAGFRDEVDRMEQQAKAGQLQEEQQAKLDNLIPVGSEAPDFSQASPEGKQIALSDLRGKVVLIDFWASWCRPCRMENPNVKKVYDRFHNKGFEILGVSLDKDKSAWTGAIKQDGLPWKHVSDLAFWNNAVAQQYGVSSIPYTVLVDRDGKVLAKNLRGPALEAKLAEIFK; encoded by the coding sequence ATGAACATGAAGATCTTCGCACCGCTCGTACTTCTGGCCGGATTAATGGCCGGCTGCACCGCCACATCGCAATCGCGCTCCATTACCGCACAGGTCGATGGTGGCGCGGGCAAGACGCTTTACCTGGACAAGTTCGTCTCCAACCAGCCGGTGCATGTGGACAGCGTGCTACTGGACAAGGAAGGCAAGGGTGTGATGAAGGTGCCGTCCATGCCGCTCGACTTCTATTCGATCAATTTCGACGGAAAGAACATGTTGGTGGTGCTGTTGGACAGCGCCGAGAACCTGGTGTTCGAGGCCAAGACGGATTCGTTGCAGCAGCCTAAGCTCGTTGAAGGCTCGGTGAATACCAGCCTCATGCATGCGTACTTCAAGGAGTCCATGGCCTTCGACAAGGAAAACCAGCCCTTGATGGAGCGCTTGAAAGCGGACCGCAACGATTCTGCCGCGATGCAGCGTTATATGGAACTGAACAATGCGTTCACGGCGCGCTCCAAGGACTTCATCAATACGCATATGAGCTCGCCAGCGGTGCTTGCAGCGTTGAACCGGATGAACATCCAGCAGGATCTGCCGTTGTTCATGGCCGTGCGCGATTCACTCCGCAAGACCATTCCGAACAGCGAATACTTCGCAGGCTTCCGCGATGAAGTGGACCGCATGGAACAACAAGCCAAAGCCGGACAACTGCAAGAAGAGCAGCAGGCCAAGCTGGACAACCTCATCCCCGTGGGCAGCGAGGCGCCCGATTTCTCTCAGGCCTCGCCGGAAGGCAAGCAGATCGCCCTGAGCGACCTGCGCGGAAAGGTGGTGCTGATCGACTTCTGGGCCAGTTGGTGCCGCCCCTGCCGCATGGAGAACCCGAACGTAAAGAAGGTGTACGACCGCTTCCACAACAAGGGCTTCGAGATCCTCGGCGTCAGCTTGGACAAGGACAAGAGCGCATGGACGGGAGCGATCAAGCAGGACGGACTGCCATGGAAGCACGTGAGCGACCTGGCCTTCTGGAACAATGCGGTGGCCCAGCAGTACGGCGTGTCCAGCATCCCCTACACCGTGCTTGTGGACCGCGACGGCAAGGTGCTCGCGAAGAATCTGCGCGGACCCGCCTTGGAAGCAAAGCTGGCCGAGATCTTCAAATAG